A window of Bradyrhizobium sp. AZCC 1610 contains these coding sequences:
- a CDS encoding ABC transporter permease: MPNDVTALQLVLSGDPALFAIVRLSLYVSLSAVVLAALIGIPLGAWIALTKFPGRQGVIVMLNALMGLPPVVVGLAVYLTLSRSGPLGAFGLLFTPSAMIVAQTVLVTPIIAALTRQTIEDLWIEYRDELTAMNLSPLGRVAALIWDARFSLVTALLAGFGRAAAEVGAIIIVGGNIEGFTRTMTTAIALETSKGDLPLAVGLGLVLIAIVIAVNALAWTARRAGERLAG; this comes from the coding sequence ATGCCCAACGACGTAACTGCCCTTCAACTCGTGCTCTCTGGCGATCCCGCGCTGTTCGCCATCGTGCGGCTGTCGCTCTATGTGAGTCTGTCAGCGGTGGTGCTGGCCGCGCTGATCGGCATTCCCCTGGGCGCTTGGATTGCGCTCACGAAATTCCCGGGACGCCAGGGCGTCATCGTCATGCTCAACGCCTTGATGGGCCTGCCGCCGGTCGTCGTCGGTCTCGCGGTCTATCTGACGCTGTCGCGCTCCGGGCCGCTCGGCGCGTTCGGCCTGTTGTTCACACCGTCCGCCATGATCGTCGCGCAGACCGTGCTGGTCACGCCGATCATCGCCGCCCTGACGCGCCAGACCATCGAGGATCTCTGGATCGAATATCGCGACGAACTCACCGCGATGAATCTTAGTCCCCTCGGCCGGGTCGCGGCGCTGATCTGGGATGCGCGCTTCAGCCTGGTCACCGCGCTGCTCGCCGGCTTCGGCCGTGCGGCGGCGGAGGTCGGCGCCATCATCATCGTCGGCGGCAATATCGAAGGCTTCACCCGCACGATGACGACGGCGATTGCGCTGGAAACCTCCAAGGGCGACCTGCCGCTCGCAGTCGGCCTCGGCCTCGTGCTGATCGCGATCGTGATCGCCGTCAACGCACTGGCCTGGACCGCCCGCCGCGCCGGCGAGCGATTGGCGGGATGA
- a CDS encoding MFS transporter, whose translation MRVRAFSSEVEAGSRKENASNQESRDPFRCNRNGRGSRGPIAYIALYAALYGAFGVASPFWPKYFETRALTPEQIGIILAAALLMRLVAGPLVGMFADVVQSLRLVLACCAGLAAATAVALLWADGFWLLLLVALVQAAALAPTTSIADALSVNAARPQIAGRPFEYGWIRGSASAAFVCGTLVIGQIISPTDLTRVIWLNAALLVVAAGATALVPGGAAQSAPHSGASKIASEVHGLLGIARFRILILVSALVYGSHAMHDAFAVIRWSNAGIDTFVISVLWSEAVAAEVIVFFLIGPALLNRFGARGAAALAAAAGIMRWSIAAMTSSVMVLAILQPLHGLTFALLHLACMRMMGSLIPAHLAATAQALYAFGSGVVTAALTLFSGFFYASYGGGAFLAMALLCGLALPLAWFGFSDARDSAPRIA comes from the coding sequence ATGCGCGTAAGAGCGTTTTCAAGCGAAGTGGAAGCCGGTTCGCGTAAAGAAAACGCGTCAAACCAAGAATCGAGAGACCCGTTCCGATGTAATCGGAACGGAAGAGGCTCTCGTGGGCCGATTGCCTACATCGCTCTTTACGCCGCGCTGTATGGTGCGTTTGGCGTGGCCTCGCCGTTCTGGCCGAAATATTTCGAGACCAGAGCGCTGACGCCAGAGCAGATCGGCATCATCCTGGCGGCTGCGTTGTTGATGCGGCTTGTCGCTGGTCCCCTTGTCGGGATGTTTGCCGACGTCGTGCAATCGTTGCGCCTTGTGCTCGCATGCTGCGCTGGCCTGGCGGCCGCAACAGCCGTTGCATTGCTTTGGGCCGATGGCTTCTGGCTGTTGCTTCTGGTGGCGTTGGTTCAAGCGGCAGCGCTGGCGCCAACGACATCGATCGCCGACGCGTTGTCGGTCAACGCAGCCAGGCCGCAGATAGCGGGGAGGCCGTTTGAATATGGCTGGATTCGCGGTTCGGCGTCGGCGGCTTTCGTTTGCGGTACGCTGGTCATCGGGCAGATCATAAGCCCCACCGACCTCACGCGCGTGATCTGGTTGAATGCTGCTCTGCTTGTCGTCGCCGCCGGAGCAACCGCGTTGGTGCCCGGGGGTGCAGCTCAATCGGCGCCGCACAGCGGCGCATCAAAGATTGCGAGCGAGGTTCACGGACTTCTTGGCATCGCGCGGTTTCGAATCCTGATTCTCGTCTCGGCTTTGGTCTATGGCAGCCACGCCATGCACGATGCATTTGCCGTCATCCGCTGGAGCAATGCCGGAATAGATACCTTCGTCATAAGCGTACTGTGGTCGGAAGCCGTCGCTGCAGAAGTCATCGTGTTCTTTCTGATCGGTCCCGCATTGCTCAACCGATTCGGTGCGCGGGGCGCGGCTGCCTTGGCGGCCGCGGCCGGAATCATGCGTTGGTCGATTGCGGCAATGACGAGCTCCGTGATGGTGCTCGCGATTTTGCAGCCCCTGCACGGATTGACCTTCGCTCTGCTTCATCTCGCTTGCATGCGTATGATGGGAAGTCTCATTCCCGCCCATTTGGCCGCAACCGCCCAAGCTCTCTACGCGTTTGGTTCCGGCGTTGTGACTGCCGCATTGACGCTGTTTTCGGGATTCTTCTATGCGAGCTATGGAGGAGGGGCGTTTCTTGCAATGGCGCTTCTCTGCGGCCTCGCATTGCCGCTTGCCTGGTTCGGCTTTTCCGACGCGCGGGATTCGGCGCCGCGCATCGCTTGA
- a CDS encoding peptidoglycan-binding protein — MGQIGRSTDPSTADNRDDVAGSEVASFRYNNPGAQYPSARAARFGQTGYGIIGGGHKIARFPSPVNGAASNFDLLSRSYVGMRIGEAGTKWTGAHGFGVPGHDPNSILTKEIVDHPVQAIALLKAIAGRESGKGNNLTEEQWRQAHRMYKAGSADAFFDRLPAVAVVQPPASGVPSGAGLVQRARAHIGEQYVNTQIPKDDPHWHGPWDCAEFVSWLVYQEAGTLYGCVDDTAPPAKADAYTGAWKADLERLGKRVSVDEAAATVGGIVLRYPPGPGKMGHIAVCDGNGGTIEAKGRRYGVVADTVHGRGWHTGILIPGISYGAAAPIKVNPPAIIYEVDAPNMDMAVVARIQAALAAKGFDPGLIDGEFGLNMQAAVLRFQEAEGMVVDGAVGPETAAALGVSLGAEAVKPGVAVVETGSAAGPPAFDLHQLLPLILMLLPKEKPMAADSARPGQGLELLLPLILQSALTGKQLDITQLLTVLATGKPLTTPAVTPIANAPVLAQPVNTVPAPVGSQPVLPQQPGAAAASVDPIMVLMPMLYERLTGKPFPGTEKPDAPAEPLAPAMSRPSVQLSTGALGIVTLLQSIGALSLPFNLGAIAGQAPATTAPVSGSTLATLIPIITGVIGATGGFGALGGIASKVLGGLFSSFGKK; from the coding sequence ATGGGTCAAATCGGAAGATCTACCGACCCCTCAACCGCTGATAATCGCGACGACGTCGCAGGCAGCGAGGTCGCATCGTTCCGCTATAACAATCCCGGCGCACAATATCCCAGCGCACGCGCCGCGCGTTTCGGCCAGACCGGTTATGGCATCATCGGTGGCGGCCACAAGATCGCGCGCTTTCCCTCGCCGGTGAACGGCGCCGCCTCCAACTTCGATCTCTTGTCGCGCAGCTATGTCGGCATGCGGATCGGCGAAGCCGGAACGAAGTGGACCGGCGCGCACGGCTTCGGCGTGCCCGGCCATGATCCGAACTCCATACTGACAAAGGAAATAGTCGACCATCCCGTGCAGGCGATTGCCTTGCTGAAGGCCATTGCGGGCCGCGAGTCGGGCAAGGGCAACAACTTGACCGAGGAGCAGTGGCGCCAGGCACATCGAATGTACAAGGCCGGTAGCGCCGACGCCTTCTTCGATAGGCTGCCTGCTGTAGCCGTTGTCCAGCCACCCGCGAGCGGCGTGCCGTCGGGCGCCGGTCTGGTGCAGCGCGCCCGCGCGCATATCGGCGAGCAATACGTCAACACGCAGATACCGAAGGACGATCCGCATTGGCATGGTCCGTGGGACTGCGCCGAGTTTGTCTCATGGCTGGTTTATCAGGAAGCCGGCACGCTTTACGGATGCGTTGACGACACCGCGCCGCCGGCCAAGGCAGATGCCTATACGGGCGCCTGGAAGGCCGACCTCGAGCGGCTGGGCAAGCGTGTTTCCGTGGACGAGGCGGCGGCGACTGTCGGTGGCATCGTGCTTCGCTATCCACCGGGTCCGGGCAAGATGGGCCACATCGCGGTGTGCGACGGCAATGGCGGCACTATCGAGGCCAAGGGGCGACGCTACGGCGTGGTGGCCGATACCGTGCATGGCCGCGGATGGCACACCGGCATTCTCATTCCCGGGATCTCCTATGGCGCCGCGGCGCCGATCAAGGTCAACCCGCCTGCCATCATCTATGAGGTCGACGCGCCGAACATGGACATGGCCGTCGTTGCGCGCATCCAGGCGGCGCTGGCCGCTAAGGGCTTCGATCCCGGTTTGATCGACGGTGAGTTTGGGCTGAACATGCAAGCGGCTGTGCTGCGTTTCCAGGAAGCCGAGGGCATGGTGGTCGATGGCGCGGTCGGGCCAGAGACGGCGGCGGCGCTCGGCGTGTCCCTTGGGGCCGAGGCGGTCAAGCCCGGTGTCGCGGTGGTGGAGACGGGCTCGGCCGCCGGCCCGCCCGCGTTCGACCTGCATCAACTGCTCCCGCTCATTCTCATGTTGCTACCGAAGGAGAAACCGATGGCCGCCGATTCTGCCAGGCCGGGCCAAGGCCTCGAACTGCTGCTGCCGCTGATTCTGCAGTCGGCGCTTACCGGCAAACAACTCGACATCACGCAGCTTCTGACGGTGCTTGCGACAGGCAAGCCACTGACGACGCCGGCGGTCACGCCGATCGCGAACGCGCCGGTGCTCGCGCAGCCGGTCAACACCGTCCCGGCACCGGTCGGCTCGCAACCGGTACTGCCGCAGCAGCCGGGCGCCGCCGCGGCGTCGGTCGATCCCATCATGGTGTTGATGCCAATGCTCTATGAGCGGCTGACCGGCAAGCCGTTCCCAGGCACCGAGAAACCGGATGCCCCCGCCGAGCCGCTTGCGCCAGCCATGTCGCGGCCGAGCGTGCAGCTCTCTACCGGCGCGCTCGGCATCGTTACGCTGCTGCAGTCGATAGGCGCTCTCAGTTTGCCTTTCAATCTGGGAGCGATCGCCGGTCAGGCGCCCGCCACAACCGCGCCGGTTTCAGGCTCGACACTGGCGACATTGATTCCGATCATCACCGGCGTGATCGGCGCCACCGGCGGCTTCGGCGCGCTGGGCGGGATCGCGTCGAAGGTGCTGGGCGGACTGTTCAGCTCGTTCGGAAAGAAGTGA
- a CDS encoding substrate-binding domain-containing protein encodes MLTRRLVIAVVALVFAGHAVAQDKSIVVASTTSTQDSGLFGHLLPMFKAKTGIDVKVVAQGTGQALDTARRGDADVVFVHAKPAEEKFLTEGFGVKRYPVMYNDFILIGPKADPAGIKGSRDIVAALSAIKTKGADFISRGDKSGTHQAELNLWKVAGIDIAKDKGPWYKEIGQGMGAALNTASASNAYVLADRGTWLSFKNRNELGIAIEGDKRLFNQYGIMLVNPEKHTSVKKDLGQQFIDWLVSSEGQKAIADYKINGEQLFYPNASDSGA; translated from the coding sequence ATGCTCACACGCCGTCTGGTGATCGCAGTCGTCGCTCTCGTATTCGCCGGCCACGCCGTTGCGCAGGACAAATCGATCGTGGTGGCCTCGACCACCTCGACGCAGGATTCCGGCCTGTTCGGCCACTTACTTCCGATGTTCAAGGCCAAGACCGGCATCGACGTGAAGGTGGTGGCGCAAGGCACGGGACAAGCGCTCGACACCGCGCGCCGGGGCGACGCCGACGTGGTGTTCGTCCACGCAAAGCCAGCGGAAGAAAAATTTCTGACCGAAGGTTTTGGCGTCAAGCGCTATCCCGTGATGTACAACGACTTCATCCTGATCGGCCCGAAGGCCGATCCGGCCGGCATCAAGGGATCGAGGGACATCGTTGCAGCGCTCAGTGCGATCAAGACGAAGGGCGCCGACTTCATCTCGCGCGGCGACAAATCCGGCACGCATCAGGCCGAGCTCAACCTCTGGAAGGTCGCCGGCATCGACATCGCGAAGGACAAAGGCCCCTGGTACAAGGAGATCGGGCAAGGCATGGGCGCGGCGCTGAACACGGCGTCGGCCTCCAACGCCTATGTGCTCGCCGATCGCGGCACCTGGCTGTCGTTCAAGAACCGCAACGAACTCGGCATCGCCATCGAAGGCGACAAGCGCCTGTTCAACCAGTACGGCATCATGCTGGTGAACCCGGAGAAGCATACGAGCGTCAAGAAGGATCTTGGCCAGCAGTTCATCGACTGGCTGGTGTCGTCGGAAGGCCAGAAGGCGATCGCCGACTACAAGATCAACGGCGAGCAGTTGTTCTATCCCAACGCCAGCGATTCCGGCGCGTGA
- a CDS encoding peptide ABC transporter substrate-binding protein, whose product MKEPELRGLIADVKTGRLSRRAFVQRMIAVGLSAPMAGMMLSQSGVAMAATALPYKPTKAGGGGVLKLMYWQAITLLNPHFAVGTKDQEGSRIFYEPLAGWDGDGNLVPILAAEIPSKENDGLAEDGRSVVWKLKRGVKWHDGMPFTADDVVFTWEYAKTPETAAVSIGNYKDITVEKIDDFTVRLTFAKPTPFWADAFVGNYGMIIPKHLFKDYVGAKSREAPHNLKPVGTGAYMFVDFKPGDMLRAKINPNYHVANRPHFDEVEVKGGGDAVSAARAVLQSGEYDYAWNMLIEEDILLKLEAAGKGRVNITPSGNVEFMSLNSTDPAVEVDGERASIKTKHPLFSDPAVRQAINLLIDRASIEKFIYGRTARATANFLNNPERFRSKNTKFEFNIEKANQILEAAGWKKGGDGIRAKDGKPLKFVFQTSINAPRQKTQAIVKQACQKAGIDVELKSVVGSVFFSSDIANPDTYTHFYCDAQMYNTTMPQADPQFFMNQYVSWQVANKENKWQGRNVSRWQSKEYDETYKQAERELDAVKRAALFIKLNDLVVTDNYIQPIVSRTRVAALGNKLTAHISGWDNDLWQLASWYREA is encoded by the coding sequence ATGAAAGAACCGGAACTTCGAGGCCTGATTGCAGACGTCAAGACCGGCCGGTTGTCGCGGCGGGCCTTTGTCCAGCGAATGATCGCCGTGGGCCTTTCGGCGCCGATGGCCGGGATGATGCTGAGCCAGTCCGGGGTCGCGATGGCGGCGACCGCGCTTCCCTACAAGCCGACCAAGGCCGGCGGCGGCGGCGTGCTGAAACTGATGTATTGGCAGGCCATCACCCTGCTCAATCCCCATTTCGCCGTCGGCACCAAGGATCAGGAAGGCTCCCGGATCTTTTACGAGCCGCTGGCGGGATGGGATGGCGACGGCAATCTGGTTCCGATCCTCGCTGCCGAGATTCCGAGCAAGGAGAATGACGGATTGGCCGAGGACGGCCGCTCGGTGGTCTGGAAGCTGAAACGCGGCGTCAAATGGCATGACGGCATGCCGTTCACGGCCGATGATGTCGTCTTCACCTGGGAGTATGCCAAAACGCCGGAGACAGCGGCAGTCTCGATCGGCAACTACAAGGACATCACGGTCGAGAAGATCGACGACTTCACCGTCCGCCTCACTTTTGCCAAGCCGACACCGTTCTGGGCCGATGCCTTTGTCGGCAACTACGGCATGATCATCCCAAAACACCTGTTCAAGGATTATGTCGGCGCCAAGTCGCGCGAGGCGCCGCACAATCTGAAGCCGGTCGGCACCGGCGCTTATATGTTCGTGGATTTCAAGCCGGGCGACATGCTCCGCGCCAAGATCAATCCCAACTACCACGTCGCCAACCGGCCGCATTTCGATGAGGTGGAGGTCAAGGGCGGCGGCGACGCCGTGTCGGCGGCGCGCGCGGTGCTGCAGTCCGGCGAATACGACTATGCCTGGAACATGCTGATCGAAGAGGACATCCTGCTGAAGCTGGAAGCCGCCGGAAAGGGCAGGGTCAACATTACGCCGTCAGGCAATGTCGAATTCATGTCGCTCAACTCGACCGATCCCGCGGTCGAGGTCGACGGCGAGCGCGCCAGCATAAAGACCAAACATCCGCTGTTCAGCGATCCGGCCGTGCGCCAGGCCATCAATCTTCTGATCGATCGCGCGTCGATCGAGAAATTCATCTATGGCCGCACGGCGCGGGCCACCGCGAACTTCCTCAACAACCCGGAACGCTTCCGGTCGAAGAACACCAAATTCGAATTCAACATCGAGAAGGCCAACCAGATCCTCGAGGCCGCCGGTTGGAAAAAGGGCGGCGACGGCATTCGCGCCAAGGACGGCAAGCCGCTGAAGTTCGTGTTCCAGACCTCGATCAATGCGCCGAGGCAGAAGACCCAGGCCATCGTCAAGCAGGCGTGCCAGAAGGCGGGCATCGACGTCGAACTGAAGTCGGTGGTGGGATCGGTGTTCTTCTCCTCCGATATCGCCAATCCCGACACCTACACGCATTTCTATTGCGACGCGCAGATGTACAACACCACCATGCCGCAGGCCGATCCGCAGTTCTTCATGAACCAGTATGTGTCGTGGCAGGTGGCGAACAAGGAAAACAAGTGGCAGGGGCGCAATGTCTCGCGCTGGCAAAGCAAGGAATATGACGAGACCTACAAGCAGGCCGAACGGGAGCTCGACGCGGTGAAGCGCGCGGCGCTGTTCATCAAGCTCAACGACCTCGTCGTGACAGACAATTACATCCAGCCCATCGTCTCGCGGACCCGGGTCGCGGCGCTCGGCAACAAGCTGACCGCGCATATCTCGGGCTGGGACAACGATCTGTGGCAGCTCGCGAGCTGGTATCGGGAGGCGTGA
- a CDS encoding lytic transglycosylase domain-containing protein — protein MICEAVKAAAEEHDLPIGFFVRLLWQESRFRSGEVSHAGAQGIAQFMPRTAVEMGLKNPFDPLQAIPASAKFLRKLYDQFGNLGLAAAAYNAGGGRIEKWLSRRSSLPKETRAYVKIITGHKAEAWTEEESTVHMPTELPQKAPCEGVGGLSRQDQIAAVNVDLTSSASALLRKAETVVAESKKYVAESKKYAAVRILRVASSAARHASAVSRKTKARAVLLAAKASARKAGKQSVVRLASASNRTKSSRAAREL, from the coding sequence ATGATCTGTGAAGCGGTCAAGGCTGCCGCCGAGGAACACGATCTCCCGATCGGATTTTTCGTGCGCCTGCTGTGGCAGGAAAGCAGGTTTCGTTCCGGGGAAGTCAGTCATGCAGGCGCGCAGGGCATTGCGCAATTCATGCCGCGGACGGCCGTCGAAATGGGTTTGAAAAACCCGTTCGATCCGTTGCAGGCGATCCCTGCGTCGGCAAAGTTTCTTCGCAAGCTCTATGATCAGTTCGGAAATCTGGGACTTGCCGCAGCAGCATATAATGCAGGCGGCGGCAGGATCGAGAAGTGGCTCTCGCGCCGTAGTTCGCTGCCGAAGGAAACGCGCGCTTACGTCAAGATCATCACCGGCCACAAGGCCGAAGCCTGGACTGAAGAAGAGAGCACCGTCCACATGCCGACCGAACTGCCGCAGAAGGCGCCATGCGAAGGCGTCGGCGGCCTGTCGCGGCAAGACCAGATCGCTGCCGTGAATGTCGACCTGACGTCTTCCGCCAGCGCACTGTTGCGCAAGGCGGAAACTGTTGTTGCCGAGAGCAAGAAGTATGTTGCCGAGAGCAAGAAGTACGCGGCGGTCAGGATACTGCGTGTCGCAAGCTCGGCGGCTCGACATGCCAGTGCGGTATCCCGAAAGACAAAGGCCCGCGCTGTGCTGTTGGCAGCAAAGGCATCGGCGCGCAAGGCGGGGAAACAATCCGTCGTGCGTCTTGCGTCAGCTTCGAACCGGACGAAGTCATCGCGGGCGGCGCGGGAACTGTAA
- a CDS encoding Kelch repeat-containing protein — MSSTSDLPRLNRRAFVAAAASAAICTPALAQHSGHGTPSGTALPEAAPSSDPFARLQGGTPHHLTTEQIAQRKVESPAPKGPQGHWTPKAALPLPRSEMAWATAWAGRMHIVGGYGEGRVDRAYHHVYDPGNDRWFNAAPLPRGANHVAVVADAGRVYALGGFIEQNRNPDPNAFAYDVANDKWTAIAPLSRSRGAAAAVALDGKIHLIGGAGAPTNERASVGWHEVYDPQTDKWEIRKALPAARDHVGAVAYNGTIHIIGGRFNTFEYNTDLHHVYLPVSDTWKERAPLPTARSGHGLVVYRDRLFAMGGEYGVQDKGQITQGAVFGQMESYDPKTNTWQSHAPMTTPRHAVGATTIGDAIYVAGGGAVTGGAVQSSVHEAFTLAV; from the coding sequence ATGTCCTCGACATCCGATCTGCCGCGTCTGAACCGGAGAGCTTTCGTTGCCGCGGCTGCCAGTGCGGCAATCTGCACGCCGGCGCTGGCCCAGCATTCGGGCCATGGCACGCCGTCAGGCACAGCCCTGCCTGAAGCGGCCCCCTCCTCCGACCCGTTCGCCCGGCTCCAGGGAGGCACGCCGCATCACCTCACGACCGAGCAGATTGCCCAGCGAAAGGTGGAAAGTCCCGCGCCGAAGGGCCCGCAGGGGCACTGGACTCCCAAGGCGGCATTGCCGCTGCCTCGAAGTGAGATGGCCTGGGCCACCGCCTGGGCGGGGCGCATGCATATTGTCGGCGGCTATGGCGAAGGACGCGTCGACCGCGCCTATCACCATGTTTACGATCCCGGGAATGACCGATGGTTCAACGCCGCGCCGTTGCCGCGCGGCGCCAACCACGTCGCTGTCGTGGCGGATGCCGGCCGGGTCTACGCGCTCGGCGGCTTCATCGAGCAAAATCGCAATCCGGATCCGAATGCGTTTGCTTACGATGTGGCTAATGACAAGTGGACGGCCATCGCACCGCTCTCGCGGTCGCGCGGTGCCGCCGCAGCCGTCGCGCTTGACGGAAAGATCCATCTGATCGGCGGCGCCGGAGCTCCGACCAACGAGCGCGCCAGCGTCGGCTGGCATGAGGTCTATGATCCGCAAACCGACAAGTGGGAAATCCGAAAAGCGCTACCTGCGGCGCGCGACCATGTCGGAGCTGTCGCCTATAACGGCACGATCCATATCATCGGCGGCCGCTTCAACACCTTTGAATACAACACCGACCTTCACCACGTTTACCTGCCCGTATCAGACACATGGAAGGAGCGCGCGCCGCTGCCTACTGCGCGTTCCGGCCACGGCCTCGTCGTCTATCGCGACCGCTTGTTCGCGATGGGCGGCGAATACGGCGTGCAAGACAAGGGTCAGATAACGCAAGGCGCTGTTTTCGGTCAGATGGAGAGTTACGATCCTAAGACGAACACCTGGCAGTCTCATGCGCCAATGACGACGCCGCGGCACGCGGTGGGCGCCACCACCATTGGCGACGCCATCTACGTTGCGGGCGGAGGAGCCGTAACCGGCGGGGCGGTCCAGTCGTCCGTGCATGAGGCTTTTACGCTGGCCGTTTGA
- a CDS encoding energy-coupling factor ABC transporter ATP-binding protein: MRAPSEELPIVFDGVTVAAGAVTILDNIALTLLPGPPTVLIGPNGSGKSTLLRVAMGLLAPSRGRITWGGLEHVPPLRRAIVFQRPAMLRRSAAANIRFALRAAGIPHAEHARRTSELLELVGLGPLADRAARRLSGGEQQRLALARALARDPAVLFLDEPTASLDPVSTKAVEDIIRAVSERNIKVVMATHDLGEARRLAGDVVMLHRGRIVETATAASFFDRPQTAEAKTFLAGELLV, translated from the coding sequence ATGCGCGCGCCTTCCGAAGAACTACCGATCGTGTTCGATGGCGTGACGGTTGCGGCAGGCGCCGTCACGATCCTCGATAATATCGCGCTCACTCTGCTGCCGGGCCCGCCCACGGTGCTGATCGGCCCCAACGGCTCGGGGAAATCCACGCTGCTGCGCGTGGCGATGGGGCTGCTCGCGCCGTCGCGCGGGCGCATCACCTGGGGCGGCCTGGAACATGTTCCGCCGCTCAGGCGCGCGATCGTGTTTCAGCGCCCGGCGATGCTCCGGCGCAGCGCCGCCGCCAATATCCGCTTCGCGCTGCGCGCCGCCGGCATCCCGCACGCGGAGCATGCGCGCCGCACCAGCGAGCTCCTCGAACTGGTCGGTCTCGGACCCCTGGCCGACCGCGCCGCGCGAAGGTTATCCGGCGGCGAGCAGCAGCGGCTGGCGCTGGCGCGGGCGCTCGCGCGCGATCCGGCGGTGCTGTTCTTGGACGAGCCGACCGCGAGCCTCGATCCGGTTTCCACCAAGGCGGTGGAAGACATCATCCGCGCCGTCAGCGAACGCAACATCAAGGTCGTGATGGCGACCCACGATCTCGGCGAGGCGCGCAGGCTCGCCGGCGACGTCGTCATGCTTCACCGCGGCCGCATCGTGGAGACCGCCACGGCTGCGTCGTTCTTCGATAGGCCGCAAACCGCCGAGGCCAAAACATTCCTCGCGGGCGAACTACTCGTTTAA